The following coding sequences lie in one Desulfovibrio aminophilus DSM 12254 genomic window:
- a CDS encoding S16 family serine protease, producing MIFFRKNEEQRPEAVEGLEGLKAKAGKADLPEAARCAVDAELERLAKTDPSVAEYAIGSNYLDYLLSLPWNVLTQDNLDLKRAEAVLDGSHAGLGQVKDRVLEYLAQRTMIARRPASILVVDDEPIARSNLRHILSREGYQVEVAANGEGALEKVRRWEFDCIVTDLKMDRMDGMTLLTEARKVSPNTKIMIVTGYATVDTAVQAMKTGAVHYLSKPIELDELRSAVRDILKDAARHYGSRSPILCFTGPPGVGKTSVGMAVAEALGRKFCRLSLAELRDEAELRGHRRTYVGALPGRIIQAIRAVGVKNPVFMLDEMDKIAQDAKGDPASALLEILDPEQNGRFLDRYLDVPFDLSSVLFIATANGTARLAGPVLDRMEVVSFSGYSEAEKLQIAERFLVPRQLREHGLTQPFPTFTTGALSLIIREHTNEAGVRGLDREIGRVCRKLARACLEQGKPGFEGDIDPELTASLLGPARFSHEAAAATPRVGAATGLVWSDAGGELISVEASRMPGSGQLLLTGSLGEILKESAQIALSHIRGRAPELGVDPDFFSTQDIHIHIPAGAVSKDGPSAGLTIAVALVSLLTGRAARADVALSGEISLSGRVLRVAGVREKLLAAVRGGVRQVILPAENTADVELLRRSTPGLPEIILTRDIGEALVSALEQGVSS from the coding sequence ATGATCTTCTTCCGCAAAAACGAGGAGCAGCGTCCCGAAGCGGTCGAGGGGCTGGAGGGGCTCAAGGCCAAGGCCGGAAAGGCCGACCTGCCGGAGGCCGCCCGGTGTGCCGTGGACGCCGAACTGGAGCGCCTGGCCAAGACGGACCCCTCGGTGGCCGAGTACGCCATCGGCTCCAACTACTTGGACTACCTGCTCTCCCTGCCCTGGAACGTATTGACCCAGGACAACCTGGACCTGAAACGGGCCGAGGCTGTGCTCGACGGCAGCCATGCGGGGCTCGGCCAGGTCAAGGACCGTGTTCTGGAGTATCTGGCGCAACGGACCATGATCGCGCGCCGCCCGGCCTCCATCCTGGTGGTCGATGACGAACCTATCGCCCGCTCCAACCTCCGTCACATTCTCAGTCGCGAGGGTTATCAGGTCGAGGTGGCGGCCAACGGCGAGGGGGCCCTGGAAAAGGTCCGGCGCTGGGAGTTCGACTGCATCGTCACGGACCTCAAGATGGACCGGATGGACGGCATGACCCTCCTGACCGAGGCCCGCAAGGTTTCACCCAATACGAAGATCATGATCGTCACCGGCTACGCCACCGTGGACACGGCGGTCCAGGCCATGAAGACCGGCGCCGTGCACTACCTCTCCAAGCCCATCGAACTGGACGAACTGCGCTCGGCCGTGCGCGACATTCTCAAGGACGCCGCGCGGCACTATGGCTCCCGTTCGCCCATCCTCTGCTTCACGGGCCCTCCCGGCGTTGGCAAGACCTCTGTGGGCATGGCCGTGGCCGAGGCCCTGGGCCGTAAGTTCTGCCGCCTGTCCCTGGCCGAGTTGCGCGACGAGGCCGAATTGCGCGGCCACCGCCGGACTTACGTCGGCGCCCTGCCCGGCCGCATCATCCAGGCCATACGCGCCGTGGGTGTGAAGAACCCCGTGTTCATGCTCGACGAGATGGACAAGATCGCCCAGGACGCCAAAGGCGACCCCGCCTCGGCTCTGCTGGAAATCCTCGACCCGGAACAGAACGGCCGCTTCCTGGACCGCTATCTGGACGTGCCCTTCGACCTCTCCTCGGTGCTCTTCATCGCCACGGCCAACGGCACGGCCCGCCTGGCCGGTCCGGTGCTGGACCGCATGGAGGTGGTCTCCTTTTCGGGCTATTCCGAGGCTGAAAAGCTGCAAATCGCCGAGCGGTTCCTCGTGCCCCGGCAACTGCGCGAACACGGCCTGACCCAGCCCTTTCCCACCTTCACCACCGGGGCCTTGTCCCTGATCATCCGCGAGCACACCAACGAGGCCGGGGTGCGGGGCCTGGACCGCGAGATCGGCCGGGTATGCCGCAAATTGGCCCGAGCCTGCCTGGAACAAGGCAAGCCAGGCTTCGAGGGCGATATCGACCCGGAGCTGACCGCCTCCCTGTTGGGCCCGGCGCGCTTCAGCCACGAAGCGGCCGCCGCGACGCCCCGCGTGGGCGCGGCCACCGGTCTGGTCTGGTCCGACGCGGGCGGGGAACTGATCTCAGTGGAAGCCTCACGCATGCCCGGCAGCGGGCAACTCCTTCTCACCGGCTCCCTGGGCGAAATACTCAAGGAATCTGCCCAGATCGCCCTGAGCCACATCCGGGGCCGGGCTCCGGAACTGGGCGTGGATCCCGACTTCTTCTCCACCCAGGACATCCACATCCACATCCCGGCCGGGGCCGTGAGCAAGGACGGCCCCTCGGCGGGCCTGACCATCGCCGTGGCTCTGGTCTCCCTGCTCACCGGCCGCGCCGCCCGCGCCGACGTGGCCCTCTCCGGCGAAATCTCGCTCTCCGGCCGAGTTCTGCGCGTGGCCGGGGTGCGGGAAAAACTCCTGGCCGCCGTGCGCGGCGGAGTGCGGCAGGTGATCCTGCCCGCCGAGAACACCGCCGACGTGGAATTGCTGCGCCGAAGCACCCCTGGATTGCCCGAGATCATCCTGACCCGGGACATCGGCGAAGCCCTGGTTTCGGCCTTGGAACAAGGAGTCTCGTCATGA
- a CDS encoding sulfite exporter TauE/SafE family protein — protein METLLLDTSKFIELNFQAVGFLFIVGFIGGLVSGFIGSGGAFVLTPGMMSLGVPGTVAVASNMCHKFPKALVGAIKRFRYGQVDIKLGLITAASAGVGVQIGIMIQRAILDRWGQAGSDLYVSLSFVAVLVIVGGYIMMDAVKCARCGGEERPSSLALRLQKIELWPMITFKTSGLRISLWFTIPVGLATGMLAATIAVGGFIGVPGMIYVVGASSLVASASELVVAFIMGMAGTVNWAMHGMVDIRLVLIILAGSLLGVQLGAIGTTYVREHMIKSVMATIMLIVAVSRAIAVPKYLVKLGIMDVSEGALSIMGSVSFAFMCLALGVGSVIILGAMWKGRRVEVPSRA, from the coding sequence ATGGAAACGTTGCTTCTCGACACCAGCAAGTTCATTGAATTGAACTTTCAGGCCGTGGGCTTCCTCTTCATCGTGGGCTTCATCGGCGGCTTGGTCAGCGGCTTCATTGGCTCGGGCGGGGCCTTCGTGCTCACTCCCGGCATGATGAGCCTGGGCGTGCCCGGCACCGTGGCCGTGGCCAGCAACATGTGCCACAAGTTCCCCAAGGCCCTGGTCGGGGCCATCAAGCGCTTCCGCTACGGCCAAGTGGACATCAAGCTCGGTCTCATTACGGCCGCTTCGGCCGGAGTCGGCGTGCAGATCGGCATCATGATCCAGCGAGCCATTCTCGACCGCTGGGGACAGGCCGGATCGGACCTCTATGTGAGCCTGTCTTTCGTGGCCGTTCTGGTCATCGTGGGCGGCTACATCATGATGGACGCGGTGAAGTGTGCGCGCTGCGGTGGCGAGGAGAGGCCGAGTTCCCTGGCTCTGCGGCTCCAGAAGATCGAACTCTGGCCCATGATCACCTTCAAGACCTCGGGCCTGCGCATCTCCCTGTGGTTCACCATTCCCGTGGGCTTGGCCACCGGCATGCTGGCCGCCACCATCGCCGTGGGCGGCTTCATCGGCGTGCCCGGCATGATTTACGTGGTCGGCGCGTCCAGCCTTGTTGCCTCGGCCAGTGAACTGGTGGTGGCCTTCATCATGGGCATGGCCGGCACGGTCAACTGGGCCATGCACGGCATGGTCGACATCCGCCTCGTGCTCATCATCCTGGCCGGGTCGCTCCTGGGCGTGCAACTCGGCGCCATCGGCACCACCTATGTGCGCGAGCACATGATCAAGTCCGTCATGGCCACCATCATGCTCATCGTGGCCGTGAGCCGGGCCATCGCCGTACCCAAGTACCTGGTGAAGCTGGGGATCATGGACGTTTCCGAGGGCGCCCTCTCGATCATGGGCAGTGTGAGCTTCGCCTTCATGTGCCTGGCCCTGGGCGTCGGCTCGGTGATCATTCTGGGAGCCATGTGGAAGGGCCGCCGGGTCGAGGTTCCTTCCCGGGCCTAG
- a CDS encoding SHOCT domain-containing protein, which yields MRADSLDCLRLFAQYGPGSGPGFGPGGGYQMMSPLGGGLVMLLGLALVIILAVWLLHRPGNGADDTPLAILKTRYARGEISREEFERMKKDIQG from the coding sequence ATGCGCGCGGACTCCCTCGACTGCCTCCGTCTGTTCGCCCAGTATGGTCCTGGCTCCGGCCCTGGTTTCGGCCCCGGAGGGGGCTACCAGATGATGTCGCCGCTCGGCGGAGGGCTGGTCATGCTCCTCGGCCTGGCCCTGGTGATCATCCTGGCCGTCTGGCTGCTGCACCGCCCCGGAAACGGCGCGGACGACACGCCCCTGGCCATCCTCAAGACCCGCTATGCCCGAGGGGAGATCAGCCGGGAGGAATTCGAACGAATGAAGAAGGACATCCAGGGGTGA
- a CDS encoding glycerate kinase type-2 family protein, giving the protein MPEQIIRDHLRQIFSAALQRIDPYRMLLDHVRLADDRLLVDMENERHEIDLSTFRRVLVLGAGKASARMGRAIEDILGDRVSGGCIVTKYGHAEPLERIEVLEAGHPVPDENGVRAARKIADLADQAGADTLVLALISGGGSALLPSPLEIEVDGERIALTLADKQQATRELLACGADIGEINCLRKHLSGLKGGRLLQRLFPARSCNFILSDVVGDHLDTIASGITAHDRSTFAQAAAVIDKYGLDARVSPKIMHVLRLGLAGRIPDTVKLGDPALDLARNILIGTNHAAMLAACETAASLGYNVAPLTCMLTGEAREAAKFISGIAQDVRRREMLVKRPACVILGGETVVTLFGEGKGGRNQEMALAFLAQMDLDEERGRGIHFLSASTDGSDGPTDAAGAFASTDILERAKSAGLSLADSLRNNDSYHFFERIDGLFKTGPTMTNVCDLHILLVP; this is encoded by the coding sequence ATGCCCGAGCAGATCATTCGCGACCACCTGCGCCAAATATTTTCCGCCGCGCTCCAGCGCATCGATCCCTACCGCATGCTGCTCGACCACGTACGCCTGGCGGACGACCGGCTCCTGGTGGATATGGAGAACGAACGCCACGAGATCGACCTTTCGACCTTCCGGCGCGTCCTGGTTCTGGGGGCGGGCAAGGCTTCGGCGCGCATGGGGCGGGCCATCGAGGACATCCTCGGCGACCGGGTTTCCGGCGGCTGCATCGTGACCAAGTACGGCCACGCCGAGCCCCTGGAGCGCATCGAGGTGCTGGAGGCCGGGCATCCCGTGCCCGACGAGAACGGCGTGCGCGCGGCCCGCAAGATCGCCGACCTGGCCGACCAGGCCGGGGCCGACACCCTGGTGCTCGCGCTCATCTCCGGCGGCGGCTCGGCGCTCCTGCCCTCGCCCTTGGAGATCGAGGTGGACGGGGAGCGCATCGCCCTGACCCTGGCGGACAAGCAGCAGGCCACCCGCGAACTTCTGGCCTGCGGCGCGGACATCGGGGAGATCAACTGCCTGCGCAAACACCTCTCAGGCCTCAAGGGCGGCCGCCTGCTCCAGCGTCTGTTCCCGGCTCGAAGCTGCAACTTCATCCTCTCCGACGTGGTCGGCGACCACCTGGACACCATCGCCTCGGGCATCACCGCCCACGACCGCTCCACCTTCGCCCAGGCCGCGGCGGTCATCGACAAGTACGGCCTGGACGCGCGCGTCTCGCCCAAGATCATGCACGTCCTGCGCCTGGGCTTGGCCGGGCGCATCCCGGACACGGTGAAACTCGGCGACCCGGCCCTGGATCTGGCCCGAAACATCCTCATCGGCACGAACCACGCAGCCATGCTGGCGGCCTGCGAAACCGCCGCCTCCCTGGGCTACAACGTGGCTCCCCTGACCTGCATGCTCACCGGCGAGGCCCGCGAGGCCGCCAAGTTCATCTCCGGCATCGCCCAGGACGTGCGCCGCCGGGAAATGCTCGTGAAGCGTCCGGCCTGCGTCATCCTGGGCGGCGAGACCGTGGTCACGCTCTTCGGCGAGGGCAAGGGCGGCCGCAACCAGGAGATGGCCCTGGCCTTCCTGGCCCAGATGGACCTGGACGAGGAACGCGGCCGGGGCATCCACTTTCTTTCGGCCTCCACCGACGGCAGCGACGGTCCCACGGACGCGGCCGGGGCCTTCGCCTCCACCGACATCCTGGAACGAGCCAAGAGCGCGGGGCTGTCCCTCGCCGACTCCCTGCGCAACAACGACTCCTATCACTTCTTCGAACGCATCGACGGGCTGTTCAAGACCGGGCCGACCATGACCAACGTCTGCGACCTGCACATTCTGCTCGTGCCCTGA
- a CDS encoding ArsR/SmtB family transcription factor → MSDHEKLARMFKVLSVETRLRMIGLLQAHPLCVNALARRLGITPAAVSQHLRVLRDAGLVAADRQGNFMHYRANAGVLELWDKEMRGLLRPAAPCSGLLGRFHPDPEHKE, encoded by the coding sequence ATGTCCGATCATGAAAAGCTCGCCCGCATGTTCAAGGTGCTCTCCGTGGAGACCCGGCTGCGCATGATCGGTCTGCTCCAGGCCCACCCCTTGTGCGTGAACGCCCTGGCCCGGCGGCTGGGGATCACCCCGGCGGCCGTTTCCCAGCACCTGCGCGTGCTGCGGGACGCGGGCCTGGTGGCCGCCGACCGCCAGGGGAATTTCATGCACTACCGTGCCAATGCCGGAGTGCTGGAACTTTGGGACAAGGAGATGCGCGGCCTGCTGCGACCCGCGGCGCCGTGTTCCGGGTTGCTGGGCCGCTTCCATCCCGATCCGGAGCACAAGGAATGA
- a CDS encoding ABC transporter ATP-binding protein — MTNQAIAATDLRKRFDDVQAVDGVTFRVAEGEIFGFLGPNGAGKSTTINMLTGLARPDSGGICVGGVDCVRSPRMAQGLIGVVPDESNLYPELTGFENLCFCAALYGLGKKERQMRARELLEAFALAKAADRKFGGYSKGMKRKLAIAAGVIHRPPILFLDEPTTGIDLASVRQIRQLIADLNQGGTTIFLTTHYIEEAERLCGRIAFIVAGRIIRMDSVENLLQPVRARHVLRITANGPAESAAGEMGRVFPYLTVHVEGGNLLRVEAGGPVPVGPLVRFLEDHGVEVAEARRMRPSLEDVFAEVTGIGAEVLHQEKGRNGGRA; from the coding sequence ATGACGAACCAGGCCATTGCCGCCACGGACCTGCGGAAACGCTTCGACGATGTCCAGGCCGTGGATGGGGTCACGTTCCGCGTGGCTGAGGGCGAAATCTTCGGCTTCCTGGGCCCCAACGGGGCGGGGAAATCCACCACCATCAACATGCTCACCGGCCTGGCCCGGCCCGATTCCGGCGGCATCTGCGTGGGCGGAGTGGACTGCGTGCGATCCCCCCGGATGGCCCAGGGCCTCATCGGCGTGGTGCCGGATGAAAGCAATCTCTATCCTGAACTGACCGGCTTCGAGAACCTTTGTTTCTGCGCAGCGCTCTATGGCCTGGGCAAAAAAGAGCGTCAGATGCGCGCCCGGGAACTGCTGGAGGCCTTCGCCCTGGCCAAGGCCGCTGACCGCAAGTTCGGCGGCTACTCCAAGGGCATGAAGCGCAAGCTGGCCATTGCCGCCGGAGTCATCCACCGGCCGCCCATCCTCTTCCTGGACGAACCCACCACGGGCATCGACCTGGCCAGTGTGCGCCAGATCCGGCAGCTCATCGCGGACCTGAACCAGGGCGGCACGACCATTTTTCTGACCACTCATTATATCGAGGAGGCCGAGCGGCTCTGCGGCCGTATCGCCTTCATCGTCGCCGGGCGGATCATCCGCATGGACAGCGTGGAGAACCTGCTCCAGCCCGTGCGCGCCCGGCACGTGCTGCGGATCACCGCCAATGGTCCGGCGGAAAGCGCTGCCGGAGAGATGGGCCGAGTGTTTCCGTATCTGACCGTCCATGTGGAGGGAGGAAACCTGCTCCGGGTGGAGGCGGGCGGCCCCGTGCCCGTGGGGCCCCTGGTGCGCTTCCTGGAGGATCACGGGGTGGAGGTGGCCGAGGCCCGGCGCATGCGTCCTTCCCTGGAGGACGTCTTCGCCGAGGTCACGGGCATCGGGGCCGAAGTCCTGCATCAGGAAAAGGGCAGGAACGGAGGCCGCGCATGA
- a CDS encoding ABC transporter permease, whose protein sequence is MKGWIAFWNILLKDMRTYYLKPPNISWGLIFPLAWTSMFFIRSGTGLEGIPSLLPGVVALSVLFGTSSMLAVTVTFEKKNRSFERLLLAPISLELLMLAKTSGAILFGVANAFVPVALAAMFSELPPLAWAPFLAAVVLVAVVSAFLGLFIAVAVSEVFEAQTFSNFFRFPMIFLCGLFFPVAKLPLALQPLSYILPLTYGADALHGAVRGGNVLPYAVDLPVLGAFCLALFLGSLWNIKRKWIQ, encoded by the coding sequence ATGAAGGGCTGGATCGCGTTCTGGAACATTCTGCTCAAGGACATGCGGACTTATTACCTCAAGCCGCCGAACATCAGTTGGGGCCTGATCTTCCCCCTGGCCTGGACGAGCATGTTCTTCATCCGCTCCGGCACCGGGCTGGAGGGCATCCCGTCCCTGCTGCCCGGGGTTGTGGCCCTGTCCGTGCTTTTCGGGACGTCCTCCATGCTGGCCGTGACCGTGACCTTCGAGAAGAAGAACCGCTCCTTCGAGCGCCTGCTTCTGGCGCCCATCTCCCTGGAATTGCTCATGCTGGCCAAGACCTCCGGGGCCATCCTGTTCGGCGTGGCCAACGCCTTCGTGCCCGTGGCCCTGGCCGCCATGTTTTCCGAATTGCCGCCCCTGGCCTGGGCCCCGTTCCTCGCGGCCGTGGTCCTGGTGGCCGTGGTCTCGGCCTTCCTGGGGCTGTTCATCGCCGTGGCCGTGAGCGAGGTCTTTGAGGCCCAGACCTTTTCCAATTTCTTCCGCTTCCCCATGATTTTTCTCTGCGGCCTCTTTTTCCCCGTCGCCAAGCTTCCGCTCGCCCTGCAACCCCTGTCCTACATCCTGCCTCTGACCTACGGGGCCGACGCTTTGCACGGGGCCGTCCGCGGCGGGAACGTGCTGCCCTACGCCGTGGATCTGCCGGTCCTGGGAGCCTTCTGCCTCGCGCTGTTTCTGGGTAGCCTCTGGAACATCAAGCGCAAGTGGATACAGTGA
- the mgtE gene encoding magnesium transporter, whose translation MIRDIDLAKLRSLLAESDRTGLQAFFNAIHPTLGAENLDSLHQEEAARILPLLDPEKGAEVFAHLEPGRQVELAARLKRRDLAALVTAMSPDDRVDLLKRIPEEERETILPGLAQAERNDILKLSSYPEGTAGAIMTSEYAALSPDMTAREALDALRLAAPDKETIYYAYVLDTERRLSGFVSLKDLILARPESRVGQFMHKDVILAQVDEDQESAVRKIAKYDLLALPVVDANRCLVGIITHDDAIDVLHQEHTEDMEKLMAIGGRHEAGAYLRTSSWRHFTNRATWIVGLAALGLVSGMIIHGFEDTLTSLLILALYMPMVADTGGNTGSQSATVVVRALALGEISPRDVLPVLWKELKISILLALVLGVLSYGKVLFLSADSELPPGFNLGPIGLAIALALSLQVVTATLIGAVLPLAAARLGKDPAVIASPALTTIVDITGLLLYFGTAKMILGI comes from the coding sequence ATGATCCGCGACATCGATCTCGCCAAGCTGCGCTCCCTGCTGGCCGAATCCGACAGGACCGGGCTGCAGGCATTTTTCAACGCCATCCACCCCACCTTAGGGGCCGAAAACCTGGACTCTTTGCACCAGGAAGAGGCCGCCCGGATCCTCCCGCTGCTCGACCCGGAAAAGGGCGCGGAAGTGTTCGCCCATCTGGAGCCCGGCCGCCAAGTGGAGCTGGCCGCCCGGCTCAAGCGCCGCGACCTTGCCGCCCTCGTCACGGCGATGTCCCCCGACGATCGCGTGGACCTGCTCAAGCGCATTCCCGAGGAAGAGCGGGAGACCATCCTGCCCGGCCTGGCCCAGGCCGAACGCAACGACATTCTGAAGCTGTCGTCCTATCCCGAAGGCACGGCAGGGGCCATCATGACCTCGGAGTACGCCGCGCTCTCCCCGGACATGACTGCCCGGGAGGCCCTGGACGCCCTCCGCCTCGCGGCTCCGGACAAGGAAACCATTTACTACGCCTACGTCCTGGACACCGAGCGGCGGCTCTCCGGGTTCGTCTCGCTCAAGGACCTCATCCTGGCGCGGCCGGAAAGCCGGGTCGGGCAGTTCATGCACAAGGACGTGATCCTGGCCCAGGTGGACGAGGACCAGGAGTCCGCGGTGCGCAAAATCGCCAAGTACGACCTGCTGGCCCTGCCCGTGGTGGATGCCAACCGGTGCCTGGTGGGCATCATCACCCACGACGACGCCATCGACGTCCTGCACCAGGAGCACACCGAGGACATGGAGAAGCTCATGGCCATCGGCGGCCGCCACGAGGCCGGGGCCTACCTGCGGACATCCTCCTGGCGGCACTTCACCAACCGGGCCACCTGGATCGTGGGCTTGGCCGCTCTAGGACTGGTCTCGGGCATGATCATCCACGGCTTCGAAGACACCCTGACGAGCCTGCTCATCCTGGCCCTGTACATGCCCATGGTGGCGGACACCGGCGGCAACACGGGCAGCCAGTCGGCCACGGTGGTGGTCCGAGCCCTGGCCCTCGGGGAGATCAGCCCCCGCGACGTGCTGCCCGTGCTCTGGAAGGAGCTGAAGATATCCATCCTCCTGGCCCTGGTGCTGGGAGTCCTGTCCTACGGCAAGGTCCTCTTCCTTTCGGCGGATTCGGAACTCCCGCCGGGCTTCAACCTGGGCCCCATCGGCCTGGCCATCGCCCTGGCCCTGTCCCTCCAGGTGGTCACCGCCACCCTCATCGGAGCGGTACTGCCACTGGCGGCCGCGCGTCTGGGCAAGGACCCCGCCGTCATCGCCAGCCCGGCCCTGACCACCATCGTGGACATCACCGGACTGCTCCTCTACTTCGGGACGGCAAAAATGATCCTTGGAATATGA
- a CDS encoding universal stress protein: MIRKLLVAYDASPQSEKAFDFAVGIAAKYGAKLIVCSVATLPEPPVSVEVSAVLDHAEEFYTKHFTKLAARAAAEGITPRFELKVGHPAEQIILLAEEEKVQMIAMGHRGNTLVEKWMLGSVCRRVINYANCTVSVVR; encoded by the coding sequence ATGATCAGGAAGCTGCTTGTCGCCTATGACGCCTCGCCCCAGTCAGAAAAGGCATTCGACTTCGCAGTGGGCATCGCCGCGAAGTACGGCGCGAAACTCATCGTCTGCTCCGTGGCGACCCTGCCCGAGCCGCCAGTGAGCGTCGAGGTCTCCGCCGTGTTGGACCACGCGGAAGAATTCTATACGAAGCATTTCACCAAACTGGCAGCCCGCGCCGCAGCTGAAGGCATCACCCCCCGCTTCGAGCTGAAGGTAGGCCACCCCGCGGAGCAGATCATTCTTCTGGCCGAGGAGGAAAAGGTGCAGATGATCGCCATGGGGCATCGAGGGAACACGCTCGTCGAAAAATGGATGCTCGGCTCCGTGTGCCGACGGGTGATCAACTACGCCAACTGCACGGTATCCGTGGTGCGTTGA
- a CDS encoding cation:proton antiporter, producing the protein MAETWFLATIWIGLALLATLLSIWFRIATALSEIVVGTVAQMVLGAVLGASLGVGDSWIKFLSGTGAILLTFLAGAELDPTIFRQKWKEATAVGLLSFLAPFFGCAAAAHWLLGWNATASWLAGVALSTTSVAVVYAVMLEFGLNKTEFGKTLLAACFVTDLGTVVALGLIFAPFTLRTLIFAGVGTAAFLVLPWITVRFFGKYGGRPSELEAKYLLLLLFGLGGLAAWAESEAVLPAYLIGMVLAGTVGKDHALIRRLRTLTFGLLTPFYFIRAGSLVSVPALAAAPMVFVVLLLVKMAAKFIAVYPATRFFENPRQEGMYSTMLMSTGLTFGSIAALFGLNKGIVDDAQYSYLVAAVIASAVVPTLIANKLFLPRHLLRSGAGRTIVIPPQQPVQTPGGTP; encoded by the coding sequence ATGGCGGAAACATGGTTTCTCGCAACGATCTGGATCGGACTCGCCCTGCTCGCCACCTTGTTGTCCATCTGGTTTCGCATCGCCACGGCGCTCTCGGAAATCGTCGTGGGCACCGTGGCGCAGATGGTTCTGGGAGCCGTGCTCGGCGCCTCGCTTGGGGTCGGGGATTCCTGGATCAAGTTCCTCTCCGGTACCGGAGCCATTCTCCTGACCTTCCTGGCAGGCGCCGAGCTTGATCCGACCATCTTCCGCCAGAAATGGAAAGAGGCCACGGCCGTGGGGCTCTTGAGCTTTCTCGCGCCGTTTTTCGGTTGCGCTGCAGCTGCGCACTGGCTTCTCGGCTGGAACGCCACGGCAAGCTGGCTCGCCGGCGTGGCCCTGTCCACAACCTCGGTGGCCGTGGTTTACGCGGTCATGCTGGAGTTCGGCCTGAACAAGACCGAATTCGGCAAAACCCTTCTGGCCGCATGCTTTGTCACGGATCTCGGCACCGTGGTGGCCCTGGGCCTGATCTTCGCCCCCTTCACGTTGCGCACACTCATCTTCGCGGGCGTAGGCACGGCGGCGTTCCTGGTGCTGCCGTGGATCACCGTCCGTTTCTTCGGAAAATACGGAGGACGGCCTTCGGAATTGGAGGCCAAGTACCTGCTCCTGCTGCTCTTCGGCCTCGGCGGTCTCGCCGCCTGGGCCGAAAGCGAGGCGGTGCTTCCAGCCTATCTCATCGGCATGGTCCTGGCCGGAACCGTGGGCAAGGACCACGCGCTCATCCGCCGGCTGCGCACACTGACCTTCGGCCTGCTCACGCCCTTCTACTTCATCCGGGCCGGTTCCCTCGTGTCCGTGCCTGCCCTGGCCGCGGCGCCGATGGTCTTCGTGGTGTTGTTGCTGGTCAAGATGGCGGCCAAGTTCATCGCCGTGTACCCCGCCACCCGCTTTTTTGAGAATCCCCGGCAGGAGGGCATGTACTCGACGATGCTCATGTCCACCGGACTGACCTTCGGCAGCATCGCCGCCCTCTTCGGCCTGAACAAGGGAATCGTCGACGACGCCCAGTATTCCTATCTTGTGGCGGCCGTCATCGCCAGCGCAGTGGTGCCGACGCTCATCGCCAACAAGCTTTTCCTGCCGAGGCACCTACTTCGCTCCGGTGCCGGCAGAACGATTGTCATCCCCCCGCAGCAACCAGTTCAAACGCCAGGAGGCACCCCATGA